A window of Streptomyces broussonetiae genomic DNA:
CCCGATTCCGGGTGCCGCCGTCACCGCCACCGACGGGGACGGCCGCAGCTACGGCGCCACGACCGACGCGTCGGGCGGCTTCGACCTCGCCCCGGCACCGGGCACCTACCACCTGACTCTCGCGCAGTTCGGCTATGCGACGACCACCGCCACGGTGAAGATCACCGAGGGGAGCACGGCGAAGGAGTCCATCACCCTGCACGCCCTGCCCACCCACGTCGTCTCCGGCACCGTCACCGACGCCTCGCGCCACGGCTGGCCGCTCGCCGCGGCGATCACCGTCGACGGCTACCCCGGCGGCGTGGTCGACACCGACCCGGTCACCGGCCGATACGCCGTCCGGCTGCCGGACCACGGGAACTACAAGCTGCACGTCTCGGCGACCCTGCCGGGCTACAAGACGGCGGACGACACCCTTGCCGTCGGCTCCGGCGACGTACGCCATGACGTGCGGCTGTCCGTGGACGCGAGCGCCTGCACCGCGCTCGGCTACCACTTCGGGTACAAGGGAACCACGACCGACTTCGAGGGCTGGCCCGGCGGAAAACCGCAGGACGGCTGGACGGTCACCGACGACAGCGGCTCCGGGGTCACCTGGCGCTTCGACGACCCGGCTCACTACGGCAACGACACCGGCGGCACCGGCCAGTTCGCCGAGGTCGACTCCCGTTCCGGTGACATCGGCAGCCGCGTGACGAGCAGCCTGGTCTCGCCGCTGCTCGACCTGAGCGGCGATGCCACGCCGATCGTCTCCTTCGACAACTCCTTCTTCAGGGGGATCCACACCCCGGCCAACGCATCCGTGGAGGTGAGCGTCGACGGCGGACAGACCTGGACCTCGGTCCGGAATTTCACACTCCCCTCCATCGGCCCCGAGGTCGTCGCGATTCCTCAGGCTGCCGGCAAGAGCAACGTACAGGTGCGGTTCCGGTACGACGCGGCCCACTCGTACTTCTGGAAGGTCGACAACGTCTTCATCGGCAACCGCTCCTGCGATGCCACCGCCGGCGGGCTCGTGGCCGGCACCGTCGACGACGCCAACACGGGCAAGGCACTCTCCGGTGCCACCGTCAGCGTGGCCGGCACCCCGACGGCTTCGACGACCAACGGCGCCTACGAGCTCTTCGCGTCCGCTTCGGCCGCCGACAGCTCCGGCCGGACCACGCTGGGGGTCGTCGACGGCGCGTACACCGGCTCGACCGCACAGGTCACCGTCGCCCGCGATCAGGTAACCCGTAAGGACTGGCGCCTGGGCGCCGGCCGGATCAGCGTCTCCGGCGACTCGCTGCGGGTCGCCCAGCCGCTGGGCCGCTCGACGACCCGGACCGTGACACTCCGCAACACCGGCACCGCACCCGTCCACGTCGTCCTCAACCCGCAGGACGGCTCGTACACGCCCAACTCCCGCTCGGGCAGCCCGAGGCAGTCCGGCGCCGGGGCACCGGTCCGGCACGTCGGTGGCGACTTCACCCCCCGGTCGCTGGTCGCCGATGAGACGCACAGGGTCGCGGCACCGACGGGCTCGACCGACGCGACCGCCGTGGCGAGTGCCACCGCCTGGACGACCGCCGACGCTCTGCCGACGCCGGTGATGGACAGCGGCTCGGTGACGCTCGACGGGAAGGTTTACGTCTTCGGCGGGACCGACGGGGCGAACCTGCTGTTCAAGTCCTACGTCCACGACCCGGCCACCGGCGGGTGGCAGCGGCTGGCGAACATGCCGGAGGGGCTGGAGAAGCCCGGTGTGGAGGCGGTCGACGGCGAGATCTACGTCGTCGGCGGCTGGAACAGCACTCGCAACGCCTCAGCAGCGGTGTACCGCTACGACCCGAAGCACGACTCGTGGTCCTCGGTGGCGTCGCTCCCCGCGGGCGTCGCCGCCGGCGGCACGGCGGTCCTCGGCGGCCGGCTCTACGTGGTCGCCGGCTGCGGCGGCGACTGCTTCCCGGCCTCGCAGGCGACCTACGTCTACGATCCCCAGGCCGATGCCTGGAGCCAGGTGGCGAACTACCCGATCACGGACGAGTGGCTCTCCTGCGCCGGCATCGACGGCCAGGTCGTCTGCGTCGGCGGGTACGATCCGCTCAGCGGCGAGGACACGACGGCTACGTACGCCTTTGACCCGGTCACCGGCAAGTGGACTGTGCGGGCCGACCTGCCGTACGCGAACTGGGCGATGGCTTCCGCGTCCTCCGGCGGTCGGCTGCAGCTGGTCGGCGGAGTCAGCGGCGGACAGCTGACCAACCAAGCCGAGGAGTACGACCCGGCCACCGACTCCTGGTCGGCTCTGCCGACGGCCAACGCGCTGGTCTACCGCGGCAGCGGCGCCTGCGGACTGTACGTCGTCGGCGGCTCGGACGCCTACCACGCGGTCACCGGCGTCGAGCAGCTCCCGGGCTACGGCGACTGCGGCAGCTCGGGGGCCGCCACCTGGCTGTCGGCACCGCATAACGTCACCGTCGACCCGGGCGCCACGGTGAAGGTGCGGGTCACCCTGAACGCGGGCGCGGTCGACCAGGTCGGCACCTACACGAGCGGGCTGACCGTCGACACCGACTCGCCGTACGCCGTCCCGGCGCTCGCCGCCACGATGAAGGTGGTCGGCACACAGTGACCGCGGACGGCTGACTGCCCACGGCCGGCCGAATGGGCACGACCTGACGGGGCTCCCGGAAACCTGGACCCGGGAGCCTCGTCCCGCGATCAGTACCGCGCCCGGGGGCATCGCCGTCTCCCACATGGTGGGGACCTGCGCCCACAGCCGGAAAGCTCCGGCAGCGCGCCGTGGCAGCACCGGGGTCGGCACCATCGGGGAGCCGCTCCACTCCGCGCACGCGCCGACCAGGATCGCCGTCTTGGCGAACACACGCCCCAGGCAGGGAAGCAGGGGAGCGACCGCCGGCGTACCGACGCGGCAGGAGTCGGGCCCCACCGTGCCCCAGCACGCGAACTTGCCCCGGCCCGCCTGCGGCACCAGCACCGTGCTCCGCCCACACCACAAGGAAACCGCAGTACCCGTCGACAATCAGGGACTTGTTCCGGTGCCTGCGGACGCATGGAAGAGTCGAAGGAGTCATCTCATGCACATGAAGGAAGAACTCGCCTGCGCCTATGCACGGGCCACCTGGAACATGGTGGAGCCCTTCCACGGAGCCGTGTACTTCGCTCCCGAGGCCCAGGCCCGATACGCGGAGCTGGGAGTCGATGGCAGGGCCGGCTACTTCGGTTCGCGTGCCGCGGCCCTGGGTCCGGCATCCGCCGAACTGGTGATCGCCACCTTCTACAACTTCAGCCCGGAGCTGGTGCGCAGTGTGGTTCCCGCGGTATGGAAGACAGCGTCGCCGGAGCAACTGCTGGCGGCTCGGCTGGCGGCCGTCGATGCCACGCTGCGCCGCATCCTCGGCCCCGCCGTCCGCTCCTCCAAGATGGAGCGCGCTGCGGAACTGGCCCAGGAAGCGGCCCGAGTGACACTGCTCCATCCTCAGGGCCGCCCGCTCTTCGCCGCGCACGCTGCCCTGCCCTGGCCGCACGAACCACACCTGGCGCTTTGGCAGGCACAGACGCTGCTGCGTGAGTTCCGCGGCGACGGCCACATCGCGACGCTGCTCGCCGCCGGGCTGGACGGGATCGAAGCGCTGGTCACACATGCTGCCGCGGGCCCGGTGGCTGCCGAGGGCCTTCGGAGGACTCGGGCCTGGTCCGAGGGCCAGTGGGCGCAGGCAGCACAGCGGCTGCGCGAGCGCGGCTGGCTGGCAGAGGGCCCCGACCTCGCCTTCACCCTGGAAGGACGGGAGCGACGCGCGATGGTGGAGCACACCACCGACGAGCTGGCCGCGCTGCCGTATGTCGCGATAGGCCCTGAGAAGTGTGCCGAGTTGCGCCGTCTGGTCAGGCCCTACAGCGTGGCCCTGGCCGAGGAGCTGTTGCCCTGGCGTGTCGGCAGCCTCTGATCGCTGATACCGATGCCGATCGTGGGATGCCAGGGCTGCGGCGAGGCCGACACAGACCGGGACTCCGCTGGCCGGCATGTCAGCCCAGGCGGAGTGTGGCAGGGATGGCCCGGTGCCGAGTCGGGCCGGGTGGGTGGTTGGTTGACAGGAATGACCGGAACACACATGGAACTTGACGTCGTCGGACTCAGCGACGCCTCACAACTCGTGTACAGCACCCTGGTGGGGCTGCGCCCCAGTACGGCCTCGGAGGTCGCCGATGCCTGCGGGTTGCGCCTGGGCACGGCCGGCCGGTATTTGTCCGCGTTGGTGAAGGACGGCCTTGCCACCAAGGCGGCGGGCCGTCCCCCACGCTTCACCGCAGCGGCTCCCGATGTGGCGGTCACCGAGCTGATCCACGAACGTGAGCGCCGGCTCGACGCGGCTCGCTCTGTGGTGCGGCAGCTCGCCGAGAAGCACCGTGAGGCCCGTCGGATCAGCGACCCGAACATCGCTGTCGAACTGATCACCGGTCATGAGGACATCAGTGCGGCCGTCTCCCGGCTCACTGCGAGCGCTCGGCGCCAGCTGCGCGCCTTCGACCGTCCGCCCTATGTCGAGCGTCCGGGCAGCAACCTGGAGAACCAGCGTCGCCGGCAGCACGTCGGTGTCGGCCATCGTGTCATCTACGACCGGGCCGCCGTGGCGTGGCCGGGGCGCTTGCGGGACGACATCCTGCCGAGCGTCCGTATCGGTGAGGAAGCCCGGGTTCGGGAGAAGTTGCCCCTGAAGCTTGTGATCGCGGACGACAGATGGGCGGTCATTCCCTTCAGCCTCGCCACCGGTGGCCATTCCGTGGCCTACCTCGTACACCGCTCACCCATGCTCGCCGCGCTGGAGGCTCTCTTCGAGGCCGAGTGGGAGCGCGCGACCCCGGTGCGGGACACCAAGCCGCCGGCGGGAGGAACCGGCGGCCCGGACGCCGATACCCTGGCCCTCCTCGGCCTGCTCGCCTCCGGCTGTACGGATGCGGCCATCGCCCGTACGCAGGGCTGGAGCCAACGCACCACCCAGCGCCGTATCCAACGTCTGATGACGGAACTGGGTGCAGCCACCCGCTTCCAGGCCGCGGCCCAAGCCGCCCGCCGCGGCTGGCTGCACTGAGCCAGGCCAGTGGGCACCGACGGCTGCCTCGCCAGCTGCGGCGGCGTCGCCCCCGTGCCTCGCGACTGTGGCAGGATCAGCGGCAGCGTCTGTGCCCGCAGATCTACCTGCCTGGCATCTACGCCCAGCGGATCGTGGCGCTCACCCCTCAAGATTATCGGGCGGGGACGGGCGGAAGCCCGCCCAGCGCACACATGACGGCTCGGGCGGCCCTCTGCCCGCGGGTCCAGGCCATCAGGAAGGCGCCGTCCTCTTCTCGGTCTGCTAGTCATCGGCTTCACTCTGCCGGCGGTCTTGCCGTTGCAGCGTGCCCTGGCGCCACCAAAGGGACCGGGGTACGAGGCCGCCCGCAACTCTCTGGTTGTTCCGCCCGTGAGTGGAAGCGCGAGCCTCCGGAGGCCTCCAACCATCTCTCACCGCAAAATGGATATAAGCCGCTCCCCTCCTGGAGGAGACGATACCGGCGATTCGGAGGCACAGACGATGTCCACCAGCCCGAGCCGATGGATGACGATCGGCGACTTCCTGCTCCGGCGCCTGAAGGAGGCCGGCGTCGGGCACCTCTTCGGCGTCCCTGGTGACTTCAACCTCGAACTGCTGCAGCAGCTTCAGGACACGGGCACGCTGAAATGGGTCGGCAACTGCAGTGAGCTGAACGCGTCCTATGCAGCGGACGGCTACGCCCGGCTGAACGGCATGGGTGCGCTCCTCGTGACGAACGCCGTCGGCGCCCTGAGCGCGATCAACGGGGTCGCCGGCTCCTACAGCGAGCACGTGCCGGTGGTCTGTATCTGCGGGTCGATACCGCTCAAGTCCATCGATCGCGGCCTGGGGATGCACCACACGATGGCCGACGGCACATGGGACCGCTTCCTCGGCGCCTACGCGCAGGTGACCGCCGCGCAGGCGCGACTGACGCCGCACAACGCGGTCACCGAGATCGACAGGCTGATCCTCACCGCGTGGCGGGAAAAGCTCCCGGTGTATCTGGAACTGCCTTCCGACATCGCCTACCTCGACATTGAGGTCCCCGAGGCCCCGCTGGTGCTCGCGCAACCGCCCAGCGACCCGGAACGGCTGCGGTCGTGCATCACCGCAATCGCAGACCACCTGTCCGCCGCCAAGTCACCGGCGGTCCTGGTGGATCTGGACGCGGACCGGTTCGGCGTGGCAGCCGACGTCATGGGACTGGCCGAGAAATTGCGGCTCCCCGTAGCAGTGATCAGCACAGCCAAGGCGGTCATCGACGAGACGTTCCCCTATTACGTCGGCATCTACAACGGCCGGGCAAGCGAGCCGCACGTGCGCGCGGCGATCGAGACCAGCGACTGCCTGCTCTCCATCGGCTACCGGCCGATCGAGGTGACCACGGGCGACTTCACCGCTTCGCTGCCCGCCGACACGATCCAAGCCCGCAGCCACTCGGTGGACATCGGCGATGACAACTATCAGGCGGTGACGCTCCAGGAAGTCATCCGCGGCGTACTGGACACCGTCCCGCACGGCACGAGCCGCGCTGCACCACAGCGGGGGGCTACAGGGCGAGGGGCTACGGCGACAGGGGCCCCCGCAGGCGGCTCCACCAACCTGACGCAGGCCGCGTACTGGCAAGCAATCCAGAGCTACCTCCGGGCTGGGGACGTGCTCCTCCTCGACAACGGGACGTCGTACGCCCTGCTCGGCCTGCAGCTGCCACCGGACTGCACCTTCGTCGGATCGATCAACTGGGGTTCGATCGGCTACTCGGTCGCTGCCCTGCTCGGCACGCTGACCGCAGCGCCGGACCGTCGCCACCTGCTGTTCCTGGGTGATGGCTCGTTCCAGCTGACCGCGCAGGAGCTGTCGACCATCCTGCGGCACGACCACAAGCCGGTGATCTTCCTGATCAACAACGGCGGATACACCATCGAACGCGGTTACCTCGGCAAGACCGAGCAGTACAACGACATCGCGACCTGGGCCTACGCGGATCTGCCGCGGGTGCTCCGCCCGGACACCACGGCGCGATCGTTCGTCGTCAAGACTCCCGCGGACCTGGCGGAGGCCCTCAGCGCGCCCAACGACACGCTGATCTTCATCGAGGCGGTCATGGATCCCTACGACGCTCCCGCCGCGGTCATGGCCAGCAGCAACACCGGCGCGGACATCGACTACGGGCCTCGCGGCCCGCAGCACCGCGACAACGCCCAACTCCGGCCGGCCTGACTTTTCAGCGACGCGAAACTGCGGAGGTCAGTAGTTCAGCCGGGGGTCGACGGGAAGGGTATAAAAAGCCCTGACGATGTCGACCTGATCCTTGCCTTCGAAGGCGTCGAGGAGTTCGGTGACGACTTTGGCAAGCTCTGCGCGTAGGCCGTAGATGACTCTGGGACTGTGCGGGGGACCGAACGGACCGTTGCTCGTGTCGTTCCTCAGCCACAATGCCGTTCGCCAGGCTCCACACCTCGTAGTAGGCCCGGGCCCAGGCTGGAGTAGCCAGTGACGGGTGGGCTTGGCGGGTGCGGGTAGCCCGGCATCTCAATGGCGCAGTCCGGCGGGAACTCCGGGCGGGCGCGGAGTGATGCGCGTCGCAAACCTATGCCCGCTGTTGGGGGCGGGCTGTGGTTGCGGGCGGGAGAGTCTGCTCGGCCCAGACGGTCTTGCCGTCGAGCGTGTAGCGGACGCCCCAGTTCTGTGCGAGTTGGGCGATGATGAACAAGCCGCGCCCGCCTTCGTCGATCGTCTTCGCGTGGCGCAGTCGTGGCGCGAGGGCATTGCTGTCGTGGACTTCGCAGGTGAGTGTGCTGTCCTTGATGAGCTGCAACCAAACGGGTGGGGTGCCGTAGCGGACGGCGTTGGTGACCAGTTCGCTGACGATCATTTCGGTGGCGTAGGTGGTTTCCTCATCGACTCTCCAAAGGACGAGCTGGTGGCGGGCGTGGGCGCGGGCCGTGGCGACGGTTTTGGGGTGGTGGTCGAGATGCCACGTGGCGACCTGGTCGGCGGGGAACGGGTGGGTGCGGGCGAGGAGGAGGATCACGTCGCCGTGGCGGATGTCGCTCCGCAGCCGGTAGAGCACGTCATCGCACAGATCCTGAAGTGGCCGCTCAGGGTGGGCCAGCACCCGTTGGAGGGTGTCCGGAGACGGTGAGGTGTGCAGGAGTGACGCGGTGTAGAAGGCGAGGACGCTGCCGTCGGCGACAGAGACGGTGGTGGCGGCGAAGGGGGGTCCCTCTGCAGTGCCCAGAGGAGGTCCGGCGGGCAGGTCGGGGATCTGGGTGGTCCCGTCGGGATGGGCGATGACCGGTGGGGGATGGCCGGCCAGGGCGATGGTGCAGGTCTGGGCGAGTGGGTCGTGGACCGCGTACGCGCAGCTTCCGGTGAGGGGCATGGGGTCGTCGGGCGGCAGGGCTGCGCGTTCCTGGGCCAGGCTGATGGCGGTGTCGTTGAGGCGGGCGAGTAGTTCGTCGGGCTCCAGGTCGAGTGCGGCCAGGGAGTGGGTGGCGGTCCGCATCTGTCCCATGGTGGTGGCCGCGTGGATGCCTTGGCCGGCGACTTCGCCGACCACCAGTGCGGTGCGGGCGCCGGGCAGGGCGAAGGTGTCGAACCCGCCGCCTCCTCCCGCCTCGGCGGGCACGTGCACGTGCGCTGTTTCAACGGTGGTCCGGGGCGCAGGGTGTGGAGGCAGCAGATGGCGCTGGATGGTCGAGGCGATGGCGTGTTCGCGGGTGTAGCGGCGGGCGTTGTCGATGCACAGCGCGGTGTGAGCGGCCACTGCGAGGGCCAGGGTGACATCGTCCTCGTCGTAGACGTCGGCCTGGTCGGTGCGGTACAGGCTCAGCAGCCCGAGCACGGTTCCCCGCAGCGTCAAGGGTGCTGTGATGAGAAAGCGGGCACCGGATGCACGGATCGCCTCGGCGCGGGGCGGGTTGGCTGCCAGCCACGGGGTGTCGGGGCCCAGGGCGACGAGGCGGGGCTTGAGGTCGGTCAGTGTCTGGGCGTAAGGCGTTGGAAGCGGCAGAGCGCGCACGTCGCCCACGGGATGCGCCTGAATCTGATCGCCGCCGCCGCGGTGGCCGTAGGCGGCACGGCGCAGGGGCACCGGTCCCAGAGGGCTCAGCGGAGGTTCCTCGCCACGTACCACTGCGTCCACGACTTCCACCACAGCGATGTCGGCGAGGTCCGGCACCACTGCCTGCACCAGTTCCTCACAAGTGGCCACCACGTCGAGGGTCTGTCCCACGTGCTCGCGCACGGAGCCGAGGACACGCAGGCGAGCGTCCACCTTTTCGCGTTCGGTGACGTCGAGCATCTCCGTCAGCAGCCCCAAGATCCTCCCCTGCGCGTCCTCCAGGCGAGATGCCGAGACGGAGAACAGGTACTCCGGCCCCGGTGCACCCTTCGGACGAACCCCCACGAGTCGCCCCTGCGCGGGTGTGCCGCCCTCCAACACTCCGTGCAGCATCGCCTCCACCTCACCGGGTGCGGAAAGGTCGTACACCTCGGTGACGTGTCGACCCATGATCTGTTCAGGGGGCGCGGCGTGCAGAACCGGCCTGGTGAGGTTGATCCGTAGGATTCGCAGCTCCGTGTCCAGGATCAGCAGCCCTGTAGGGGACTGGTGGAACAGCGCTTCCAGTACCGCGGCACCCTCGACGGGCGAGATGGCTTCGTCTTGCGCCATGGCAACCCACCTCCACCATCCAGCCTGCTCCTGGCGCCTGCGTGGCGCTCCCTCACATTGCGAGCGTTGTCGGACGTGCTGCCGCCGTGCGGCCCCGCTGTTGTCGAGCGCTCTGGCTCACCAGGGTGAAGGGAGGCGGGGCATTGCCGGTCGGGCGCGACATTACCCAGCCGCCGAAGGCCCACGATCAGATGACGGCGGATGGTCTCGACACGGACTGCCGAGTTGAGGTCGCACACCGGACGCCCAGCCAGCGCGGGACGGCCCGCCTCCCACCCTCCGTGGTACTTATGGCGAGGCAGTGCCCTGTGAGCCCACGGGGTGGCGACGCTGCACCACGCGGGTGCACAGCCGACAGCAGACGTTCTGGCGCGGGGCACCGGTCGGGTGCGGTTCGTGGTGGCGCTCGGTGCGAAGCCGGTACGCGACCTGGCCCACCAGCTGTGTGCCCTGGCCCGAGCGTGATGTCGTCATGGTGTCGTGACGGCTGACGGCGTCATCCACCGCGGGCGGCCCTGCACGACCGTGGCGGGCCGTCCCCGGAACTCCTGTCAGCGGATGCGGCGGAGTGTGTCGGGCGTGAGGTCGGCGAGGGTGGGTTAACCGTCGACGGTCATGACGAGAACGGCTTCGGCAAGCAGGGAGCGCAGCACGTGGACGATGCCGTCGGCGCCGTCCAGGGCCAGGCCGTATGCGTAGGGCCGGCCGACGCCTACGGCTGTGGCGCCCACGGCGATGGCCTTGATGACGTCGGCTCCCGTGCGGATGCCCGAGTCGAACAGAATGGGCATGTCGTCGGCGGCCGCGACCACCTCCGGCAGGGCGTCAAGGGCTGGCAGGCCGCCGTTGGCTTGGCGTCCGCCGCGGTTGGAGCAGTAGATGCCGTCCACACCCGCGTCCCTGGCGCGGCGGGCGTCATCGGG
This region includes:
- a CDS encoding SCO6745 family protein, which produces MHMKEELACAYARATWNMVEPFHGAVYFAPEAQARYAELGVDGRAGYFGSRAAALGPASAELVIATFYNFSPELVRSVVPAVWKTASPEQLLAARLAAVDATLRRILGPAVRSSKMERAAELAQEAARVTLLHPQGRPLFAAHAALPWPHEPHLALWQAQTLLREFRGDGHIATLLAAGLDGIEALVTHAAAGPVAAEGLRRTRAWSEGQWAQAAQRLRERGWLAEGPDLAFTLEGRERRAMVEHTTDELAALPYVAIGPEKCAELRRLVRPYSVALAEELLPWRVGSL
- a CDS encoding Kelch repeat-containing protein; the protein is MHRPIRIWAAGMAVACAVASGLMAVAPAQAAPTLASGTPQSTATYKPAGCAVPLPASEQKGGAPYATCDLMGVTDSHGTLAAGSSTPPATALAPKDLRTAYDLPSGGSGETVAIVDAGGYATAEADLAVFRSTYGLPACTTANGCFTKLDQDGGHNYPPQDGDWSMETALDLDAVSAACPACRILLVQADSAGIDDLGQAEDTAAAHHPAAISNSYGIPREGGGFPAAYDHYYDHPGIAVTASTGDYGNTVNWPASNGNVVAVGGTTLTRDDTTARGWTEAAWASGGSGCSRFEPKPAYQQGIDTGCDNRAIADVSADADPATGLGIYNSTPTVGGWLQVGGTSLSSPLVAAMYALAGTPTPGTYPVTYPYADTHAGDLTDVTAGSDGFCGNQLCDARHGWDGPTGLGTPVGVGAFRQGPHGLVAGTVRGTGSATANGPIPGAAVTATDGDGRSYGATTDASGGFDLAPAPGTYHLTLAQFGYATTTATVKITEGSTAKESITLHALPTHVVSGTVTDASRHGWPLAAAITVDGYPGGVVDTDPVTGRYAVRLPDHGNYKLHVSATLPGYKTADDTLAVGSGDVRHDVRLSVDASACTALGYHFGYKGTTTDFEGWPGGKPQDGWTVTDDSGSGVTWRFDDPAHYGNDTGGTGQFAEVDSRSGDIGSRVTSSLVSPLLDLSGDATPIVSFDNSFFRGIHTPANASVEVSVDGGQTWTSVRNFTLPSIGPEVVAIPQAAGKSNVQVRFRYDAAHSYFWKVDNVFIGNRSCDATAGGLVAGTVDDANTGKALSGATVSVAGTPTASTTNGAYELFASASAADSSGRTTLGVVDGAYTGSTAQVTVARDQVTRKDWRLGAGRISVSGDSLRVAQPLGRSTTRTVTLRNTGTAPVHVVLNPQDGSYTPNSRSGSPRQSGAGAPVRHVGGDFTPRSLVADETHRVAAPTGSTDATAVASATAWTTADALPTPVMDSGSVTLDGKVYVFGGTDGANLLFKSYVHDPATGGWQRLANMPEGLEKPGVEAVDGEIYVVGGWNSTRNASAAVYRYDPKHDSWSSVASLPAGVAAGGTAVLGGRLYVVAGCGGDCFPASQATYVYDPQADAWSQVANYPITDEWLSCAGIDGQVVCVGGYDPLSGEDTTATYAFDPVTGKWTVRADLPYANWAMASASSGGRLQLVGGVSGGQLTNQAEEYDPATDSWSALPTANALVYRGSGACGLYVVGGSDAYHAVTGVEQLPGYGDCGSSGAATWLSAPHNVTVDPGATVKVRVTLNAGAVDQVGTYTSGLTVDTDSPYAVPALAATMKVVGTQ
- a CDS encoding alpha-keto acid decarboxylase family protein, whose protein sequence is MPLQRALAPPKGPGYEAARNSLVVPPVSGSASLRRPPTISHRKMDISRSPPGGDDTGDSEAQTMSTSPSRWMTIGDFLLRRLKEAGVGHLFGVPGDFNLELLQQLQDTGTLKWVGNCSELNASYAADGYARLNGMGALLVTNAVGALSAINGVAGSYSEHVPVVCICGSIPLKSIDRGLGMHHTMADGTWDRFLGAYAQVTAAQARLTPHNAVTEIDRLILTAWREKLPVYLELPSDIAYLDIEVPEAPLVLAQPPSDPERLRSCITAIADHLSAAKSPAVLVDLDADRFGVAADVMGLAEKLRLPVAVISTAKAVIDETFPYYVGIYNGRASEPHVRAAIETSDCLLSIGYRPIEVTTGDFTASLPADTIQARSHSVDIGDDNYQAVTLQEVIRGVLDTVPHGTSRAAPQRGATGRGATATGAPAGGSTNLTQAAYWQAIQSYLRAGDVLLLDNGTSYALLGLQLPPDCTFVGSINWGSIGYSVAALLGTLTAAPDRRHLLFLGDGSFQLTAQELSTILRHDHKPVIFLINNGGYTIERGYLGKTEQYNDIATWAYADLPRVLRPDTTARSFVVKTPADLAEALSAPNDTLIFIEAVMDPYDAPAAVMASSNTGADIDYGPRGPQHRDNAQLRPA
- a CDS encoding SpoIIE family protein phosphatase, whose product is MAQDEAISPVEGAAVLEALFHQSPTGLLILDTELRILRINLTRPVLHAAPPEQIMGRHVTEVYDLSAPGEVEAMLHGVLEGGTPAQGRLVGVRPKGAPGPEYLFSVSASRLEDAQGRILGLLTEMLDVTEREKVDARLRVLGSVREHVGQTLDVVATCEELVQAVVPDLADIAVVEVVDAVVRGEEPPLSPLGPVPLRRAAYGHRGGGDQIQAHPVGDVRALPLPTPYAQTLTDLKPRLVALGPDTPWLAANPPRAEAIRASGARFLITAPLTLRGTVLGLLSLYRTDQADVYDEDDVTLALAVAAHTALCIDNARRYTREHAIASTIQRHLLPPHPAPRTTVETAHVHVPAEAGGGGGFDTFALPGARTALVVGEVAGQGIHAATTMGQMRTATHSLAALDLEPDELLARLNDTAISLAQERAALPPDDPMPLTGSCAYAVHDPLAQTCTIALAGHPPPVIAHPDGTTQIPDLPAGPPLGTAEGPPFAATTVSVADGSVLAFYTASLLHTSPSPDTLQRVLAHPERPLQDLCDDVLYRLRSDIRHGDVILLLARTHPFPADQVATWHLDHHPKTVATARAHARHQLVLWRVDEETTYATEMIVSELVTNAVRYGTPPVWLQLIKDSTLTCEVHDSNALAPRLRHAKTIDEGGRGLFIIAQLAQNWGVRYTLDGKTVWAEQTLPPATTARPQQRA
- a CDS encoding TrmB family transcriptional regulator, which gives rise to MELDVVGLSDASQLVYSTLVGLRPSTASEVADACGLRLGTAGRYLSALVKDGLATKAAGRPPRFTAAAPDVAVTELIHERERRLDAARSVVRQLAEKHREARRISDPNIAVELITGHEDISAAVSRLTASARRQLRAFDRPPYVERPGSNLENQRRRQHVGVGHRVIYDRAAVAWPGRLRDDILPSVRIGEEARVREKLPLKLVIADDRWAVIPFSLATGGHSVAYLVHRSPMLAALEALFEAEWERATPVRDTKPPAGGTGGPDADTLALLGLLASGCTDAAIARTQGWSQRTTQRRIQRLMTELGAATRFQAAAQAARRGWLH